The following coding sequences are from one Terriglobia bacterium window:
- a CDS encoding DUF3828 domain-containing protein: protein NGLGADPFIQAQDFDNAWKSNIVVKNLKTTGSNATARVELKGKGLSQKLSVSLVQEQDTWKLDQVTPID from the coding sequence CGAATGGGCTAGGCGCGGATCCGTTCATTCAGGCACAGGACTTTGATAACGCCTGGAAATCAAACATTGTGGTGAAAAACCTGAAAACGACCGGCTCGAACGCCACGGCGCGAGTCGAACTCAAGGGAAAGGGCCTGAGCCAGAAGTTAAGTGTCTCCCTCGTGCAGGAACAAGACACTTGGAAACTGGATCAGGTCACACCAATCGATTAG